One Paraburkholderia kururiensis DNA window includes the following coding sequences:
- the hemDX gene encoding fused uroporphyrinogen-III synthase HemD/membrane protein HemX — translation MTGPTSEPFEGTPGARHGARFTAVVTRPAGQSADLLARLAAEGIDTLEFPLIAIGPAEDEAPLREAFASLDRYALVVFVSPNAVDQAFARYGAIWPHALPIGVVGPGSVAALARHGVVAPAWRVISPAAASSDDEAARFDSEALFAAIEATLGERALEGKRVLIVRGDGGREWLAERLREAGAEVQPVAAYRRIVPEPSIAAWDRVHALLGGKRHVWLVTSSEGVRNLDELAREHLTAGELAALKRAPLVTPHPRIAETARGLGFDSITVSGAGDERIVRALRAAVPAAAHPAAEPAVQVHPDVKPVSTNPAHSRMTDSNDSNNTSPQRGATAPLPPGSSSVPPVNAPFTPYEALKLRRSASGPLLWFVVVVIACAAGVGGFALNRKVTRMDERLAQRQQANDAQTAELRVKTDQAVATVHQMDSQIAQLEGKLADAQNAQQALAQQYADLARNRDDWTLAEVGQMLSSASEQLQLTGNTQLALFALQSADQRLAASDGAQALAVRKAIAQDIDKLKAAPSTDLTGLGIKLDNAIDAVDSLPLAGEAPVAHAKPQAPKPADTAKLAAATGEPRWKVWLQSFASGIGHQLTSLVQVRRIDNADAMLVAPDQGYFVRQNVKLRLLSARISLLSRNQAALKSDLHAADAALARYFDNASKQTQNVRDLVKQVDAGSAAVELPNLNTSLQAVRQYRSRG, via the coding sequence ATGACCGGACCCACCAGCGAACCATTCGAAGGAACCCCCGGCGCGCGGCACGGTGCGCGTTTCACGGCGGTCGTCACGCGGCCCGCGGGGCAGTCGGCGGACCTCCTCGCGCGGCTTGCCGCCGAAGGCATCGATACCCTCGAATTCCCGCTCATCGCGATCGGCCCGGCCGAAGACGAAGCGCCGCTGCGCGAAGCGTTCGCCTCGCTCGACCGTTACGCGCTCGTCGTATTCGTGTCGCCCAACGCCGTGGATCAGGCTTTCGCCCGCTACGGCGCGATCTGGCCGCATGCGCTGCCTATCGGCGTGGTGGGGCCGGGCAGTGTGGCCGCGCTGGCCCGGCACGGCGTGGTGGCGCCCGCCTGGCGCGTGATCAGCCCCGCAGCGGCTTCGTCCGACGACGAGGCGGCACGCTTCGATTCCGAAGCGCTCTTCGCCGCGATCGAAGCGACCCTCGGCGAGCGCGCGCTCGAAGGCAAACGTGTGCTGATCGTACGCGGCGACGGCGGCCGCGAGTGGCTTGCGGAACGGCTGCGCGAGGCCGGCGCCGAGGTTCAGCCCGTGGCGGCCTATCGGCGCATCGTGCCGGAGCCCTCCATCGCGGCGTGGGACCGCGTGCACGCGCTGCTGGGCGGCAAGCGTCACGTGTGGCTCGTCACCAGTTCCGAAGGCGTGCGCAATCTCGACGAACTCGCGCGCGAGCACCTCACCGCGGGCGAGCTCGCCGCGCTGAAGCGCGCGCCGCTCGTCACGCCGCATCCGCGTATCGCCGAAACGGCGCGGGGATTGGGTTTTGATAGCATTACGGTGTCCGGCGCGGGCGACGAGCGCATCGTCCGCGCCCTGCGCGCAGCGGTTCCTGCCGCGGCTCATCCTGCAGCGGAGCCTGCAGTTCAGGTTCATCCCGACGTTAAACCGGTCTCGACCAACCCGGCTCACTCACGCATGACTGATTCGAACGACTCGAACAACACTTCACCCCAGCGAGGCGCAACGGCACCGTTGCCGCCGGGCTCGTCCTCCGTCCCACCCGTCAACGCACCCTTCACGCCTTACGAAGCCCTGAAGCTGCGGCGCAGCGCAAGCGGGCCGTTGCTGTGGTTCGTCGTCGTCGTGATCGCGTGTGCGGCGGGCGTGGGGGGCTTTGCGCTCAACCGCAAGGTCACGCGCATGGACGAGCGTCTCGCGCAGCGCCAGCAGGCCAACGACGCACAAACGGCCGAGCTGCGCGTGAAGACGGATCAGGCCGTCGCCACCGTGCATCAGATGGATTCGCAGATCGCCCAGCTCGAAGGCAAGCTCGCGGACGCGCAGAACGCCCAGCAGGCGCTCGCGCAGCAGTACGCCGACCTCGCGCGCAACCGCGACGACTGGACGCTCGCCGAAGTGGGCCAGATGCTTTCGAGCGCAAGCGAGCAGCTGCAGCTCACGGGCAATACGCAGTTGGCGCTCTTCGCGCTGCAAAGCGCCGACCAGCGGCTCGCGGCTTCCGACGGCGCGCAGGCCCTCGCCGTGCGCAAGGCCATCGCGCAGGACATCGACAAGCTGAAGGCCGCGCCGTCCACCGATCTCACCGGCCTCGGCATCAAGCTCGACAATGCCATCGACGCCGTGGATTCGTTGCCGCTCGCGGGCGAGGCGCCCGTGGCGCACGCGAAGCCGCAGGCGCCCAAGCCGGCCGATACGGCGAAGCTGGCCGCCGCCACCGGCGAGCCGCGCTGGAAGGTGTGGCTCCAGTCGTTCGCAAGCGGCATCGGCCATCAGTTGACGAGCCTCGTGCAGGTGCGCCGCATCGACAACGCCGACGCCATGCTGGTCGCGCCCGATCAGGGCTACTTCGTGCGCCAGAACGTGAAGCTGCGCCTGCTCTCGGCGCGCATCTCGCTGCTCTCGCGCAACCAGGCCGCGCTCAAGTCCGACCTGCACGCCGCGGATGCCGCGCTCGCTCGCTACTTCGACAACGCCTCGAAACAGACCCAGAACGTGCGCGATCTCGTGAAGCAGGTGGACGCGGGCTCGGCCGCCGTCGAGCTGCCGAACCTGAACACGAGCCTGCAGGCCGTCCGTCAATACCGGAGCCGGGGGTAA
- a CDS encoding heme biosynthesis protein HemY, whose amino-acid sequence MAIRGLVWLALLFAIAVVLAIVGRFDTGQVLFVYPPYRVDVSLNLFVVGVVVLFIVIYTLLRFVRSVLHMPQRVAAYRARSRAAKAAAALRDAIGNLYAGRFTRAEKAARDSLTDSANKGAAGLIAANAAHRMHEYARRDEWLAQIDDADWQDARLMATADMRADGRDPDGALAALTDMQSQGGRRIHAQQIALRAQQQLKNWGEVLKLVKTLEKREALHPAVAVRLRQLAAENLLRDRRHNADALLELWQSLSPVERHSPRLADLAAELLIALNRQQDARRIVEEALAQNWDARLLRRYPDTAGDDALPLIQKAEAWRKERPDDADLQFALGRLCLQQQLWGKAQSFLEAALKLADNEPLKIRSHRALARLHEQLGDTQKAAEHYRQSALAMNVV is encoded by the coding sequence ATGGCGATCCGTGGACTCGTCTGGCTCGCGCTGCTGTTCGCGATCGCGGTGGTGCTCGCGATCGTCGGCCGCTTCGACACGGGGCAAGTGCTGTTCGTCTATCCGCCTTATCGTGTGGACGTTTCGCTCAACCTGTTCGTGGTGGGCGTGGTGGTGCTGTTCATCGTCATCTACACGCTGCTGCGCTTCGTGCGCAGCGTGCTGCACATGCCGCAGCGCGTCGCGGCGTACCGTGCCCGCTCGCGCGCCGCGAAGGCGGCCGCGGCGCTGCGCGACGCGATCGGCAACCTTTACGCGGGGCGCTTCACGCGCGCTGAAAAGGCCGCGCGCGACTCGCTCACGGATTCGGCCAACAAGGGCGCAGCCGGCCTGATCGCGGCCAACGCAGCGCATCGCATGCATGAGTACGCGCGCCGCGACGAATGGCTCGCGCAGATCGACGATGCGGACTGGCAGGATGCCCGGCTCATGGCCACAGCCGACATGCGTGCCGACGGCCGGGACCCGGACGGCGCACTCGCCGCGCTCACCGATATGCAGTCGCAGGGCGGTCGCCGCATCCACGCCCAGCAGATCGCATTGCGCGCGCAGCAGCAGCTCAAGAACTGGGGCGAAGTGCTCAAGCTCGTGAAAACGCTCGAAAAGCGCGAGGCGTTGCACCCGGCGGTGGCCGTGCGCCTGCGCCAGCTCGCCGCGGAGAATCTGCTGCGCGACCGGCGGCACAACGCCGACGCGTTGCTCGAACTGTGGCAGTCGCTTTCGCCCGTCGAACGCCATTCGCCGCGCCTTGCCGACCTCGCCGCGGAACTGCTGATCGCGCTGAACCGGCAACAGGACGCGCGGCGCATCGTCGAAGAGGCGCTTGCGCAGAACTGGGACGCGCGGCTGTTGCGCCGCTATCCGGATACGGCGGGCGACGACGCGCTGCCGCTCATCCAGAAGGCCGAGGCCTGGCGCAAGGAACGCCCCGACGACGCCGACCTGCAATTCGCGCTGGGGCGGCTGTGCCTGCAGCAGCAACTGTGGGGCAAGGCGCAGTCGTTCCTCGAAGCCGCGCTCAAGCTGGCCGACAACGAACCGCTGAAGATCCGCTCGCACCGCGCGCTGGCGCGCCTGCACGAGCAACTGGGCGACACGCAGAAGGCCGCCGAGCATTACCGGCAGAGCGCGCTCGCGATGAACGTGGTTTGA
- a CDS encoding MFS transporter codes for MASPANPLPHSGAGVPPSSFEEATYRKVAWRLTPLLMLCYVVAYLDRVNVGFAKLQMSTDLHLSDAVYGFGAGIFFLGYFIFEVPSNVILHRVGARVWIARIMVTWGIISMLTMFVTTPTMFYVMRFLLGLAEAGFFPGIILYLTYWYPAHRRGRMTTWFMTAIALSGVIGGPVSGFILKSFDGLNGWHGWQWLFLLEGLPSLVVGVLVFLVLDDGIGKAKWLTAEERQLLESRITHEDASKEDLPIGRVLASPRVLLMSLIYFSFVMGLYGVSFWLPTIIKSTGVTDAFAIGLLSAVPFAAAVVAMVLVARSADHRRERRWHVALPAAAGAVGLVFSVIWAHSTVLAMASLTLATMGILTTLPLFWSLPTAFLAGTGAAAGIAMINSIGNLAGFLSPYAVGWLKQATGANDSGMFMLAAFMVLGGLLALSVPARLVSK; via the coding sequence ATGGCCAGTCCTGCGAATCCCCTGCCTCATTCCGGCGCCGGCGTGCCGCCTTCCAGCTTCGAGGAGGCGACGTACCGGAAAGTGGCCTGGCGGCTCACGCCGCTCCTGATGCTCTGCTACGTGGTGGCGTATCTGGACCGCGTGAACGTCGGCTTCGCCAAGCTTCAGATGAGCACCGACCTGCATCTGTCGGACGCGGTCTATGGCTTCGGCGCCGGCATCTTCTTTCTCGGCTACTTCATTTTCGAGGTGCCGAGCAACGTGATCCTGCACCGCGTGGGCGCACGGGTCTGGATCGCGCGGATCATGGTGACGTGGGGCATCATCTCGATGCTCACGATGTTCGTCACCACGCCGACGATGTTCTACGTGATGCGCTTTCTGCTCGGCCTCGCGGAGGCCGGCTTCTTCCCCGGCATCATTCTTTACCTCACCTACTGGTATCCGGCGCATCGGCGCGGCCGCATGACCACCTGGTTCATGACCGCCATCGCGCTCTCGGGCGTGATCGGCGGGCCGGTGTCGGGCTTCATCCTGAAGTCCTTCGACGGCCTGAACGGCTGGCACGGCTGGCAGTGGCTGTTCCTGCTGGAAGGGCTGCCGTCCCTCGTGGTCGGCGTGCTGGTGTTCCTCGTGCTGGACGACGGCATCGGCAAGGCGAAGTGGCTCACGGCCGAAGAGCGGCAACTGCTCGAAAGCCGCATTACCCATGAAGACGCGTCCAAGGAAGACCTGCCCATCGGCCGCGTGCTGGCAAGCCCGCGCGTGCTGCTCATGAGCCTCATCTATTTCTCGTTCGTGATGGGCCTTTACGGCGTGAGCTTCTGGCTGCCCACCATCATCAAGTCGACGGGCGTCACCGATGCCTTCGCGATCGGCCTGCTTTCCGCCGTGCCGTTCGCGGCCGCGGTGGTGGCGATGGTGCTGGTGGCGCGCAGCGCGGACCATCGGCGCGAACGCCGCTGGCACGTGGCGCTGCCGGCGGCGGCCGGCGCCGTCGGGCTCGTGTTCTCGGTGATCTGGGCGCACAGCACGGTGCTCGCCATGGCCTCGCTCACGCTCGCGACCATGGGCATCCTGACCACGCTGCCGCTCTTCTGGAGTCTGCCCACAGCGTTCCTCGCGGGCACGGGCGCCGCAGCCGGCATCGCGATGATCAACTCGATCGGCAACCTGGCCGGGTTCCTGAGCCCCTATGCCGTGGGCTGGCTCAAGCAGGCGACGGGCGCGAACGACTCCGGCATGTTCATGCTGGCCGCGTTCATGGTGCTGGGGGGATTGCTGGCGCTTTCCGTGCCGGCACGGCTCGTCAGCAAGTAA
- a CDS encoding SDR family oxidoreductase encodes MRLTGKTAIVTGAGSGFGEGIAKTYAREGANVVVNDLNGAAAERVASEIALAGGKAIAVTGDVTREADWHALREAALEDFGSVQIVVNNAGTTHRNKPVLDVTEAEFDRVYAVNVKSLFWSVQAFVPYFRTQGGGVFVNIASTAGVRPRPGLVWYNGSKGAVIVASKALAVELGGERIRVNCVNPVIGDTGLTAQFMGVEDTPENRQRFLAGIPLGRFSTPQDVANACLYLASDEASFITGVCLEVDGGRCV; translated from the coding sequence ATGCGACTCACAGGCAAGACAGCCATCGTTACCGGCGCAGGCTCAGGCTTCGGCGAAGGCATTGCGAAAACGTACGCGCGCGAAGGCGCCAACGTCGTGGTCAACGACCTGAACGGCGCCGCAGCCGAGCGGGTAGCGAGCGAAATCGCGCTCGCGGGCGGCAAGGCCATTGCCGTGACGGGCGACGTCACACGCGAAGCCGACTGGCACGCGCTGCGCGAGGCTGCCCTGGAAGACTTCGGCAGCGTGCAGATCGTCGTGAACAACGCGGGCACCACGCACCGCAACAAGCCGGTGCTCGACGTGACCGAAGCCGAGTTCGACCGCGTCTACGCCGTCAACGTGAAGAGCCTCTTCTGGAGCGTGCAGGCGTTCGTGCCGTATTTCCGCACGCAGGGCGGCGGCGTGTTCGTCAACATCGCGTCGACCGCCGGCGTGCGGCCGCGCCCGGGGCTCGTCTGGTACAACGGCAGCAAGGGCGCCGTCATTGTCGCGAGCAAGGCGCTTGCCGTGGAGTTGGGCGGCGAGCGCATTCGCGTGAACTGCGTGAATCCCGTGATCGGCGACACCGGCCTCACCGCGCAATTCATGGGCGTGGAAGACACGCCCGAAAACCGCCAGCGCTTTCTCGCGGGCATTCCGCTCGGGCGCTTTTCCACGCCGCAGGACGTGGCCAACGCGTGCCTCTATCTGGCTTCGGACGAAGCCTCGTTCATCACCGGCGTGTGCCTCGAAGTGGACGGCGGGCGCTGCGTGTAG
- a CDS encoding aldehyde dehydrogenase family protein, whose product MIEAKHFIGGEWCPPSNGETLAVLDPSDGKPYSRIARGTAADIDRAVRAAHTAFGGAWGAASAAERGRVLYRLSMLVAACGEELAQIEARDTGKPLKQARADAAALARYFEFYAGAADKLHGETLPYQAGYTVLTVREPHGVTAHIVPWNYPMQIFGRSVGAALAAGNACVVKPAEDACLSVLRVAELAAEAGLPAGALNIVTGYGHEAGAALASHTGIHHISFTGSPQTGKLVAHMAAENHVPVTLELGGKSPQIVFADADLDAALPVLVSAIVQNAGQTCSAGSRVLIERAAYEPLLDRLATAFNALRVGPWHADLDCGPLINAKQQQRVWDFLSDAQHDGIAMAAHGQVVADAPESGFYQAPTLLRDVPASHRLAREEVFGPVLAAMSFESEDEAVALANGTDYGLVAAIWTRDGARQLRMARRVRSGQVFINNYGAGGGVELPFGGVGHSGHGREKGFEALYGFTVLKTIAIRHG is encoded by the coding sequence ATGATCGAAGCGAAGCACTTCATTGGCGGCGAATGGTGCCCGCCGTCGAACGGCGAGACCCTCGCCGTACTCGACCCGTCCGACGGCAAGCCTTACTCGCGCATCGCGCGCGGCACGGCGGCCGACATCGATCGCGCCGTGCGGGCGGCCCACACCGCATTCGGCGGCGCCTGGGGCGCGGCCAGCGCCGCGGAACGCGGGCGCGTGCTGTACCGGCTTTCGATGCTCGTGGCCGCCTGCGGCGAAGAACTCGCGCAGATCGAGGCACGCGACACCGGCAAGCCGCTGAAGCAGGCCCGCGCGGACGCCGCGGCGCTCGCGCGCTATTTCGAGTTCTACGCCGGCGCCGCGGACAAGCTGCATGGCGAGACGCTGCCCTACCAGGCCGGCTACACGGTGCTCACCGTGCGCGAGCCGCATGGCGTGACGGCACACATCGTGCCCTGGAACTATCCGATGCAGATCTTCGGGCGCAGCGTGGGCGCGGCGCTCGCGGCGGGCAACGCCTGCGTGGTGAAGCCGGCCGAAGATGCGTGCCTCTCGGTGCTGCGCGTCGCCGAACTCGCCGCCGAAGCCGGACTGCCCGCGGGCGCGCTCAACATCGTGACGGGCTACGGCCACGAAGCCGGCGCGGCGCTCGCGAGCCACACGGGCATCCATCACATCTCGTTCACGGGCTCGCCGCAGACAGGCAAGCTGGTCGCGCACATGGCTGCCGAAAACCACGTGCCGGTCACACTGGAACTGGGCGGCAAGTCGCCGCAGATCGTCTTCGCCGATGCCGACCTCGACGCTGCCCTGCCCGTGCTCGTTTCGGCCATCGTGCAGAACGCAGGACAAACCTGCTCCGCCGGCAGCCGGGTGCTGATCGAACGCGCGGCGTACGAACCGCTGCTCGACCGGCTCGCCACGGCGTTCAACGCGTTGCGCGTGGGCCCCTGGCATGCCGACCTCGACTGCGGTCCGCTCATCAACGCGAAGCAACAGCAGCGCGTGTGGGACTTTCTCTCCGATGCGCAGCACGACGGCATCGCGATGGCCGCCCACGGCCAGGTCGTCGCGGACGCGCCCGAAAGCGGCTTCTATCAGGCGCCGACGCTGCTGCGCGACGTGCCCGCCAGCCATCGCCTGGCCCGCGAGGAAGTGTTCGGCCCCGTGCTGGCCGCCATGTCCTTCGAAAGCGAAGACGAAGCCGTGGCGCTGGCGAACGGCACCGACTATGGACTCGTGGCCGCCATCTGGACCCGCGACGGCGCACGCCAGTTGCGCATGGCGCGGCGCGTGCGCTCGGGCCAGGTGTTCATCAACAACTACGGTGCGGGCGGCGGCGTCGAGTTGCCGTTCGGCGGCGTGGGCCATTCAGGGCACGGCCGCGAAAAAGGCTTCGAGGCGCTCTACGGCTTCACCGTGCTGAAGACCATCGCGATCCGCCACGGTTGA
- the ppa gene encoding inorganic diphosphatase — translation MSFNTVPPGKDLPHDFNVIIEIPAQSDPVKYEADKELGLLVVDRFIGTGMRYPANYGFIPQTLSGDGDPVDVLVITPFPLLAGAVVRARALGMLQMTDESGVDAKLIAVPHDKICPMTAHMKSVDDVPQYLKDQIKHFFEQYKALEKGKWVKVEGWAGVDAAHKEISDGVANYKK, via the coding sequence ATGAGCTTCAACACCGTACCCCCCGGCAAGGATCTGCCGCACGATTTCAATGTGATCATCGAAATTCCGGCGCAAAGCGATCCGGTGAAGTACGAGGCCGACAAGGAACTGGGCCTGCTCGTCGTCGACCGCTTCATCGGCACGGGCATGCGTTACCCGGCGAACTACGGCTTCATTCCGCAGACGCTCTCCGGCGACGGCGACCCTGTCGACGTGCTGGTGATCACGCCGTTCCCGCTGCTGGCCGGCGCCGTGGTGCGCGCCCGCGCGCTCGGCATGCTGCAGATGACCGACGAGTCGGGCGTCGATGCCAAGCTGATCGCCGTGCCGCACGACAAGATCTGCCCGATGACGGCGCACATGAAGTCCGTGGACGACGTGCCGCAATACCTGAAGGACCAGATCAAGCACTTCTTCGAGCAGTACAAGGCGCTCGAGAAGGGCAAGTGGGTGAAGGTGGAAGGCTGGGCCGGCGTGGATGCCGCTCACAAGGAAATCAGCGACGGCGTGGCGAACTACAAGAAGTAA
- a CDS encoding GNAT family N-acetyltransferase yields MNQERFDYRTGILGSPLEVGRDEWNALLAQQAQPTPFLRHEFLAALHETQCAVADTGWAPRFVTLTDDRTNRLVAAAPVYLKGHSYGEYVFDWAWADAYKRNGLEYYPKLLCAVPFTPVQGTRLLAVDDNARRHLAATLVAFAEQAEVSSLHVLFPTPQEAQTFADVGMMLREGVQFHWINAGYRDFDDFLATLEQKKRKNIRAERRKVHEAGVTFRRVRGEDVTDAEWRFFNRCYRQTYREHFSSPYLNLDFFRRIGETMPENLLLVIAEREGKPIASSLVAYQRGAASEAGTASPSGTLYGRYWGALEHVPCLHFETAYYQPLEFCIEEKLATFEGGAQGEHKMARGFLPTATHSAHWLAHPAFADAVARFLSSETETIHAYVDELREHNPFRN; encoded by the coding sequence TTGAATCAGGAACGCTTCGATTATCGCACGGGCATTCTGGGCTCACCGCTCGAGGTGGGCCGCGACGAATGGAACGCCCTTCTCGCGCAACAGGCCCAGCCCACGCCCTTCCTGCGCCACGAGTTTCTCGCGGCGCTCCACGAGACGCAGTGCGCCGTGGCGGACACCGGCTGGGCGCCGCGCTTCGTGACGCTCACCGACGATCGCACGAATCGCCTCGTTGCCGCAGCGCCGGTCTATCTCAAGGGCCATTCGTACGGCGAGTACGTGTTCGACTGGGCTTGGGCCGACGCCTACAAGCGCAACGGGCTGGAGTACTACCCGAAGCTGCTCTGCGCCGTGCCGTTCACGCCCGTGCAGGGCACACGGCTTCTCGCCGTGGACGATAACGCCCGCCGCCATCTCGCGGCCACGCTCGTGGCGTTCGCGGAGCAGGCCGAAGTGTCGTCGCTGCACGTGCTCTTTCCGACCCCGCAGGAAGCACAAACCTTCGCCGACGTCGGCATGATGCTGCGCGAGGGTGTGCAGTTTCACTGGATCAACGCGGGCTACCGCGACTTCGACGACTTCCTCGCGACGCTCGAACAAAAGAAGCGCAAGAACATTCGCGCCGAGCGGCGCAAGGTGCATGAGGCCGGCGTCACGTTCCGGCGCGTGCGCGGCGAGGACGTGACAGACGCCGAGTGGCGCTTCTTCAACCGCTGCTACCGACAGACTTACCGCGAGCATTTCTCCTCGCCGTATCTGAATCTCGACTTCTTCCGGCGTATCGGCGAAACGATGCCCGAGAACCTGCTGCTCGTGATCGCCGAACGCGAAGGCAAGCCCATCGCCAGTTCGCTCGTGGCCTACCAGCGCGGCGCAGCGAGCGAAGCGGGCACCGCGAGTCCGAGCGGCACACTCTACGGACGCTACTGGGGCGCGCTCGAACATGTGCCGTGCCTGCACTTCGAGACCGCGTACTATCAGCCGCTGGAATTCTGCATCGAAGAAAAGCTGGCCACCTTCGAAGGCGGCGCGCAAGGCGAGCACAAGATGGCGCGCGGCTTCCTGCCCACCGCCACGCATTCGGCCCACTGGCTCGCGCATCCCGCTTTCGCCGACGCCGTCGCGCGCTTTCTGTCGAGCGAAACGGAGACCATTCACGCCTACGTCGACGAACTGCGCGAGCACAATCCGTTCAGGAACTGA
- a CDS encoding NAD+ synthase yields MKTRIALAQLNVTVGDFAGNTAKIVAAARAAHEDGARLVVAPELALSGYPPEDLLLRPAFYAASAAALTQLAQELKPFKGLHVVVGHPWRDSGDAHDGAGSAKGHGNANAPIERGLPPVDTFNAASLLVDGDVVGTYLKQDLPNTEVFDEKRYFASRAKPFVFELDGVKYGVVICEDAWHASAAQMAKAAGAQVLLIPNGSPYHLNKEATRVDILRARIRETGLPMVYVNMVGGQDELVFDGGSFVLDAHGEVVASMPQFQEGHAIVEIETEGGAPRPLPAALAPETSLEAKVYGALVMGVRDYIGKNGFPGAIIGLSGGVDSALVLAVACDALGADRVRAVMMPSRYTADISTTDAADMARRVGVRYDEIAIAPMFDAFRGALAAEFAGRPEDATEENIQARIRGTLLMALSNKFGSIVLTTGNKSEMAVGYCTLYGDMAGGFAVIKDIAKTLVYRLCHYRNAAPGFATQNVIPERILTRAPSAELRENQTDQDSLPPYDVLDAIMRMYMEEDRSLAEIVAAGYAPEDVQRVTRLIKINEYKRRQAPIGIRVTHRAFGRDWRYPITSRYTEPLQ; encoded by the coding sequence ATGAAGACCCGAATCGCTCTTGCCCAACTCAATGTCACCGTCGGCGACTTCGCCGGCAACACCGCGAAGATCGTGGCCGCCGCGCGCGCAGCGCACGAGGATGGTGCGCGGCTCGTCGTTGCCCCGGAGCTCGCGCTGTCCGGCTATCCGCCCGAAGACCTGCTGCTGCGCCCCGCCTTCTACGCGGCGAGCGCGGCCGCGCTCACCCAGCTTGCCCAGGAGCTGAAGCCCTTCAAGGGACTGCACGTGGTGGTGGGTCATCCGTGGCGCGATAGCGGCGATGCGCACGATGGCGCCGGCAGCGCGAAGGGCCATGGTAATGCAAACGCGCCGATCGAGCGCGGCCTGCCGCCTGTCGATACGTTCAACGCTGCATCGCTGCTCGTGGACGGCGACGTGGTGGGCACCTACCTCAAGCAGGACCTGCCGAACACCGAAGTGTTCGACGAAAAGCGCTACTTCGCCTCGCGTGCGAAGCCGTTCGTGTTCGAACTCGACGGCGTGAAGTACGGCGTGGTGATCTGCGAGGACGCGTGGCACGCGTCGGCCGCGCAAATGGCGAAGGCGGCAGGCGCACAGGTGCTGCTGATTCCTAACGGCTCGCCGTATCACCTGAACAAGGAAGCCACGCGCGTCGACATTCTGCGCGCGCGCATTCGCGAGACCGGCCTGCCGATGGTCTACGTGAACATGGTGGGTGGCCAGGACGAACTCGTGTTCGACGGCGGATCGTTCGTGCTCGACGCACACGGCGAGGTGGTGGCGAGCATGCCGCAGTTCCAGGAAGGGCACGCGATCGTCGAGATCGAAACGGAAGGCGGCGCGCCGCGGCCGTTGCCCGCTGCCCTCGCGCCCGAGACGTCGCTCGAAGCGAAGGTCTACGGCGCGCTCGTGATGGGCGTGCGCGACTACATCGGCAAGAACGGCTTTCCGGGCGCGATCATCGGCTTGTCGGGCGGCGTGGATTCGGCGCTCGTGCTCGCGGTGGCCTGCGACGCGCTGGGCGCAGACCGCGTGCGCGCCGTGATGATGCCCTCGCGCTACACGGCCGACATCTCCACCACGGACGCCGCCGACATGGCCCGCCGCGTCGGCGTGCGCTACGACGAGATTGCGATTGCGCCCATGTTCGACGCCTTCCGCGGCGCGCTCGCCGCTGAATTTGCCGGCCGCCCCGAAGACGCGACGGAAGAGAACATCCAGGCCCGCATTCGCGGCACGCTGCTGATGGCGCTCTCCAACAAGTTCGGCTCCATCGTGCTCACCACGGGCAACAAGAGCGAGATGGCCGTGGGCTACTGCACGCTCTACGGCGACATGGCGGGCGGCTTCGCCGTGATTAAGGACATCGCCAAGACGCTGGTCTACCGGCTGTGCCACTACCGTAACGCGGCGCCTGGGTTTGCCACGCAGAACGTCATTCCGGAACGCATTCTCACGCGTGCGCCTTCTGCCGAACTGCGCGAGAACCAGACCGATCAGGACAGCCTGCCGCCCTACGACGTGCTCGACGCCATCATGCGCATGTACATGGAAGAGGACCGGTCGCTCGCCGAGATCGTCGCCGCCGGCTACGCGCCGGAAGACGTGCAGCGCGTGACGCGCCTCATCAAGATCAACGAGTACAAGCGGCGTCAGGCGCCCATCGGCATTCGCGTGACGCACCGCGCGTTCGGCCGCGACTGGCGCTATCCGATCACGTCGCGCTACACGGAGCCGCTGCAATGA
- the glnK gene encoding P-II family nitrogen regulator — protein MKRITAIIKPFKLDEVREALAEVGLTGLTVTEVKGFGRQKGHTELYRGAEYVVDFLPKVKIEVVVANEQTDQVIDAIIGAARTGKIGDGKIFVAEVERVIRIRTGEENEAAV, from the coding sequence ATGAAACGCATCACCGCCATCATTAAACCGTTCAAGCTCGATGAAGTGCGCGAAGCGCTGGCCGAAGTGGGCCTCACGGGCCTGACCGTGACCGAGGTGAAGGGCTTCGGTCGTCAGAAGGGTCACACGGAGCTGTACCGCGGCGCCGAATACGTGGTGGACTTCCTGCCGAAGGTGAAGATCGAAGTCGTGGTGGCGAACGAGCAGACCGACCAGGTGATCGACGCGATCATCGGCGCGGCGCGCACGGGCAAGATCGGCGACGGCAAGATTTTCGTGGCGGAAGTGGAACGCGTGATCCGCATCCGCACCGGCGAGGAAAACGAGGCAGCGGTTTAA